One Phoenix dactylifera cultivar Barhee BC4 chromosome 8, palm_55x_up_171113_PBpolish2nd_filt_p, whole genome shotgun sequence genomic window carries:
- the LOC113462066 gene encoding uncharacterized protein LOC113462066: MSFDDQELLKYLKGYDGGHILPSWGAIDPDCNPYHFGPDRLHAGSARGSSGVSYYYVECAENPRTDERKVADHSGCWQRSGGEIADRHGSNAVMYKQKFKFVPRDNGPRTWVMTEYTLHPNKSGKNKKAICAIQEEGSSRQ, encoded by the exons ATGTCCTTCGACGATCAAGAGCTCCTAAAGTACCTCAAAGGATACGATGGCGGTCACATTCTGCCGTCGTGGGGAGCGATTGATCCAGATTGCAATCCTTACCATTTCGGGCCCGATCGACTGCATG CTGGGAGCGCGCGTGGCAGCTCAGGTGTATCTTATTACTACGTTGAGTGCGCCGAGAACCCCAGGACCGACGAGCGAAAAGTCGCCGATCATAGTGGCTGCTGGCAGCGCTCCGGCGGAGAAATAGCGGATAGACATGGGAGCAATGCTGTTATGTACAAGCAGAAGTTCAAGTTTGTTCCACGAGATAATGGCCCCAGGACTTGGGTCATGACTGAGTACACCCTTCATCCCAATAAGAGCGGCAAAAATAAG AAGGCCATCTGCGCAATCCAAGAGGAGGGAAGCTCCAGGCAGTAG